A window from candidate division TA06 bacterium B3_TA06 encodes these proteins:
- a CDS encoding cell surface protein gives MKHIQVFAGAGLILMLVGCNPSTKGTIVVNSEPGGAAIYINDTLTDYQTNHVFEEVEEGEYSIRLLLAGYLPWSEVVTVQAGKTVTIEAKLEAVEIGALRWRYETGNDVYSSTALGADGTIYVGSWDNYLYALDPSGKLLWRYDAGHLISASPAIGSNGTIYITSYDKNLYAINPDGSLKWSYMTDGNIHSSPAIGADGSIYFGGKYRKPGTQELVDYLFAIDTDGNLKWKYRTENKIKSSPAVASDGTIYVGSNDGFLHAVNPSNGSRKWAFEIGAAVESSPAVGADGTIYVGSQDGKLYAVSSGGAELWNFPTNGAVSGSAALGPDGTIYIGSADSRLYALDPSGNKLWEYNAKRTIRSSPAMGANGTIYFGALGGTIFALNSDGTLLWNYEADGNVQSSPAIGEDGTIYVGSDDDYLYAIYGDSPLASSAWPKFRHDAQNTGRAR, from the coding sequence GTGAAACATATCCAGGTCTTTGCGGGAGCAGGGCTGATCCTGATGCTTGTGGGCTGCAATCCATCGACCAAAGGAACAATTGTAGTGAACTCCGAGCCTGGGGGTGCGGCCATCTATATCAACGATACACTTACCGATTATCAGACAAATCACGTGTTTGAGGAGGTCGAGGAAGGAGAGTATAGCATACGTCTACTCCTTGCCGGTTACTTGCCTTGGTCTGAGGTAGTAACTGTCCAGGCAGGCAAGACGGTTACCATTGAGGCGAAGCTTGAAGCGGTGGAGATAGGCGCCCTGCGCTGGAGATACGAAACCGGTAATGACGTGTACTCCTCAACTGCTCTAGGCGCTGACGGCACAATATATGTGGGTTCTTGGGATAACTACCTCTATGCCCTGGACCCTTCAGGGAAGCTTTTGTGGCGCTACGACGCAGGGCACTTGATCTCGGCTTCGCCTGCGATTGGCTCAAACGGCACTATCTACATCACCTCTTACGACAAGAATCTCTATGCCATTAATCCGGACGGTAGCTTAAAGTGGAGTTACATGACCGATGGTAACATTCATTCATCACCTGCGATTGGTGCGGACGGCAGTATCTACTTCGGGGGCAAGTATCGCAAACCGGGAACCCAGGAGCTGGTTGACTATCTCTTCGCCATTGACACTGATGGTAATCTGAAATGGAAATACCGAACCGAGAATAAGATAAAATCATCACCCGCTGTCGCCTCAGACGGCACTATCTACGTAGGATCAAACGACGGCTTCCTTCACGCGGTTAATCCCTCAAATGGCTCCCGCAAATGGGCGTTTGAGATAGGCGCGGCGGTTGAGTCCTCGCCTGCCGTAGGTGCGGATGGCACCATCTACGTAGGCTCTCAGGATGGAAAGCTCTATGCAGTAAGTTCTGGGGGAGCAGAACTATGGAACTTCCCCACCAACGGAGCTGTGTCCGGCTCCGCGGCCCTCGGTCCTGACGGAACCATATACATAGGCTCTGCAGATAGCCGTCTTTATGCTTTAGACCCTTCTGGGAACAAGCTCTGGGAGTACAACGCGAAGAGAACGATACGATCCTCACCTGCGATGGGTGCGAACGGCACCATCTACTTTGGAGCGCTCGGTGGAACCATCTTTGCCTTGAATTCTGATGGAACCCTTCTTTGGAATTATGAAGCCGATGGTAACGTTCAATCCTCTCCTGCTATCGGTGAAGACGGGACGATCTACGTGGGTTCAGACGATGACTATCTCTACGCGATCTACGGAGATTCACCGCTTGCTTCCTCTGCCTGGCCCAAGTTCCGCCACGATGCCCAGAATACGGGACGAGCGCGCTAG